In the Coriobacteriia bacterium genome, GTCGGCGCTGCAGCGATCTCACCTCGGCGTTCTTTCGAAAGCGACTCGCGCAGGACGAACGTCACCAGAAGAAGGTTCACCACCGCCAGCCCCGCTGCAACGAAGGCCGGAATCTGCGACCCATACACGGCGAGCAAGCCGCCGGTGAGCGGTCCGATGATGAATCCGAGCCCGAAGGCCGCACCGACAAGCCCGAACGCCTTGCCGCGGTCATCCTCGCTGGTTATGTCGGTCATGTAGGCTTGAGCCACCGAGATGTTGCCGCCGGTGATCCCGTCGATCATGCGGCTCGCGAAGAGCATCCACAGCGAGGCCGAGAAGCCCAGCAGCACGAGTGCGCACGCCGTGCCGCCGATGCTCAGCAGCAGGATGGGCTTGCGCCCGTAGACATCCGACATCCTGCCGAGGATCGGCGCTGCGATCACCTGCATCAGCGGGTATGCCGAGAAGATCAGCCCCGTGACAAACGGGCTAGCGCCAAACGCCTCGGCGTACCCGGGCAGCAGCGGCAAGACGAGCGAGAAACTCAGCATGTCGACGAGCACGATGGAGAAGATGACGAGCAGGCGGCGGTCTTTCATCGCAGTCTCTCTAGTCGTGTTGGCGCGCTGGCTACTCCTCGGTATTCCCCGCATCGTTGTCGCGAATCGCAGCCCGACGGATCTTGCCGTTGACGGTCTTGGGCAGCGAGGCCACAAAATCGATGATGCGCGGGTACTTGTATGGCGCTGTGCGCTTCTTGACCCAGGTCTGCAGCTCCTTGACCAGTTCGTCGCCGGGCGTGTAACCGTCGTTTAGGACGATGGTCGCCTTGACCGCCTTGCCGCGCACAGGATCGGGCACGCCCGTGACAGCACACTCGCGCACGGCGTCGTGCTCCATCAGGACGCTCTCGATCTCGAACGGGCCGATACGGTAGCCGGACGACTTGATGAGGTCGTCGTTGCGGCCCACATACCAGTAGTAGCCGTCCTCGTCGCACCATGAGGTGTCGCCGGTGTGGTACCAGCCGTCGTGCATCGCCTCGGCGGTCTTCTCGGCGTCACGGTAGTAGCACATCATCAGACCGTCCGGGTGCGGATCGCTCTTGATCACAACCTCGCCAGTCTGGCCGGGGGCGCAGAGGTTGCCGTCGTCGTCCTGGATCTGAACCGTGTACTGCGGTGACGGCTTGCCCATCGAGCCGGGCTTGGGCATCATCCCCACAAGATTGCATACCACGAGCGGCGTCTCGGTCTGCCCAAACCCTTCCGTGAGCGGAAGTCCGGTGTGCTCGCGCCAGCCCTCGAAGAGATCCGGATTGAGCGCTTCCCCCGCGGTGGTGCAGTAGTTCAGGCAAGAGAGATCGTAGCCGCCGAGACCTTCCTGCATCATGAGCCGGTACATCGTCGGCGGACAGCACAGCGTGGTGATGCGATACCTCTCGATCAGGCCGAGGATCTCGCCCGCGGAGAACCTGTCGAAGTCGTAGGTGAAAACGCACGCCTCCATGAGCCACTGGCCGTAGAGCTTGCCCCAGACCGCCTTGCCCCAGCCCGTATCGGCGATGGTGAGATGGATCCCGTTGCCGTCACTCTGGACGTTGTGCCAGTGTTTGGCTGTGGGAATGTGCGCAAGCGCGTAAGCGCTGTCATGCAGGACCATCTTGGGATGGCCCGTGGTTCCGGACGAAAAGTACAGCAGAAACGGGTCGCGCACGAGGGTCTCGGCACGCTCGAACTCCTCCGAGGCCGCCGAGACGCCCGCGTTGAAGTCGAGCCAGCCGTCGCGCTCGATGCGCGCGGCGCACACGCCCGCAGGACCGCTGAGCGCCGCGCCGATTCCGCCGTCGACCGCGCCGACCGTCGTGCCGCCGCCGGCGCCGTTGAGGATGATCTTCGTCTCGAGCGACGGGCAGTCGGCCTCGACGTTGTCGGCGGTCTGCGCAATGTCGCCCAGGGACGTGCAGATGATCGCCTTGGCAGACGAGCG is a window encoding:
- a CDS encoding AMP-binding protein, producing MRHINLRYVDETYDEQGVLESFGLHYPDDFNFGYDVVDDIAENDPDRRAMVWCNPEGEEHVFTFADMKRWSDKTANYLAGLGIGRGDTVMVILRRHYQFWFTAVALHKLGAIAVPATFMLKEHDLEYRINRSSAKAIICTSLGDIAQTADNVEADCPSLETKIILNGAGGGTTVGAVDGGIGAALSGPAGVCAARIERDGWLDFNAGVSAASEEFERAETLVRDPFLLYFSSGTTGHPKMVLHDSAYALAHIPTAKHWHNVQSDGNGIHLTIADTGWGKAVWGKLYGQWLMEACVFTYDFDRFSAGEILGLIERYRITTLCCPPTMYRLMMQEGLGGYDLSCLNYCTTAGEALNPDLFEGWREHTGLPLTEGFGQTETPLVVCNLVGMMPKPGSMGKPSPQYTVQIQDDDGNLCAPGQTGEVVIKSDPHPDGLMMCYYRDAEKTAEAMHDGWYHTGDTSWCDEDGYYWYVGRNDDLIKSSGYRIGPFEIESVLMEHDAVRECAVTGVPDPVRGKAVKATIVLNDGYTPGDELVKELQTWVKKRTAPYKYPRIIDFVASLPKTVNGKIRRAAIRDNDAGNTEE